In the genome of Candidatus Nanopelagicales bacterium, one region contains:
- a CDS encoding prolyl oligopeptidase family serine peptidase, translating to MDTDAVTPPVTDPADPAPPVAPRRSSTRVLHGVETVDDYAWMADHSDPALVPYLEAERAFHDVSVADGAALRAQLYAEMAARVPAVDRSAPWEQGGFTYDQLVPEGAELGVFRRRPAGAPEEEALVLLDLDAMAAEGGSTYLELGVREVSPGGGLLAYSVDLDGDEVYELRVRDLTTGQDLPERVPHTYYGAAWSADGRDLFYVVHDHAYRPYQVWRHRIGTPVADDALVLQEDDRRFEVEVRASRSGEWVVIRAASRDTAEVWLIPAADAEAPPISLAGRRRGHEYDVEPLGGRGLLVVTNLDGATEFRAMRADVGGRPGPESWVPVGEYKPNERLVGADAFAGFVVLTLRRAGEPVLRVVPTDGSAPFEIRPDQPTGTVELGRNEDWDAGHVTVVTQSRVRPPVWWDVRVPGGARTLRHRHEAPGYDPEGYVSQRRWARSPDGERVPLTVVRSVDVPLDGSAPCLLYGYGAYEYVYEPHFDPALVSLLDRGVVFVHAGIRGGGEMGRRWWDGGHLAAKANSFVDLVAAADHLAGGVVDGTRIVSRGGSAGGLLVAASMGRAPRRFRGVVAEVPFVDCVNSMLNAELPLTVNEWDEWGDPSIPEQAGWMLAYSPYENLPAADERPAILVTGALHDPRVLVHEPAKWTAALRATDPAAGVPAGGPYARGSVLFRCTVGEGSHGGAAGRYAHLQEEAETQAWVLSVLDGH from the coding sequence GGCGGACCACTCGGACCCCGCGCTGGTGCCGTACCTGGAGGCCGAGCGCGCCTTCCACGACGTCAGCGTCGCCGACGGCGCAGCGCTGCGCGCGCAGCTGTACGCGGAGATGGCGGCCCGCGTGCCCGCCGTGGACCGGTCCGCGCCGTGGGAGCAGGGCGGCTTCACCTACGACCAGCTCGTGCCCGAGGGGGCCGAGCTGGGCGTTTTCCGCCGGCGCCCGGCCGGCGCGCCCGAGGAGGAGGCGCTGGTCCTGCTCGACCTCGACGCGATGGCGGCGGAGGGCGGGTCCACGTACCTGGAGCTCGGCGTCCGCGAGGTCAGCCCGGGCGGCGGCCTGCTCGCGTACTCCGTGGACCTCGACGGCGACGAGGTCTACGAGCTGCGGGTCCGGGACCTGACGACGGGCCAGGACCTGCCGGAGCGGGTCCCGCACACCTACTACGGCGCGGCCTGGTCCGCCGACGGCCGCGACCTGTTCTACGTGGTGCACGACCACGCCTACCGGCCGTACCAGGTGTGGCGGCACCGGATCGGCACGCCGGTCGCCGACGACGCGCTGGTGCTGCAGGAGGACGACCGCCGGTTCGAGGTGGAGGTGCGGGCGTCCCGGTCGGGGGAGTGGGTCGTCATCCGCGCCGCCAGCCGGGACACGGCGGAGGTGTGGCTCATCCCGGCCGCGGACGCCGAGGCGCCGCCGATCAGCCTGGCCGGCCGCCGGCGAGGGCACGAGTACGACGTCGAGCCGCTCGGCGGTCGGGGGCTGCTCGTCGTCACCAACCTCGACGGCGCCACCGAGTTCCGCGCGATGCGCGCCGACGTGGGCGGTCGCCCGGGCCCCGAGTCGTGGGTGCCCGTGGGGGAGTACAAGCCGAACGAGCGCCTGGTCGGGGCGGACGCCTTCGCGGGCTTCGTGGTGCTCACCCTGCGTCGCGCCGGTGAGCCGGTGCTGCGGGTCGTCCCGACCGACGGCTCCGCTCCGTTCGAGATCCGGCCGGACCAGCCGACCGGCACCGTGGAGCTGGGCCGCAACGAGGACTGGGACGCCGGCCACGTCACGGTGGTCACCCAGAGCCGGGTGCGCCCGCCGGTGTGGTGGGACGTCCGGGTCCCGGGGGGCGCACGCACGCTGCGGCACCGGCACGAGGCACCCGGGTACGACCCGGAGGGCTACGTCTCGCAGCGTCGCTGGGCGCGCTCGCCCGACGGCGAGCGGGTCCCGCTGACCGTGGTGCGCTCGGTCGACGTACCGCTCGACGGCTCGGCGCCCTGCCTGCTGTACGGGTACGGGGCCTACGAGTACGTGTACGAGCCGCACTTCGACCCCGCGCTGGTGTCCCTGCTGGACCGCGGGGTGGTCTTCGTGCACGCCGGGATCCGCGGCGGGGGCGAGATGGGCCGGCGCTGGTGGGACGGCGGGCACCTGGCCGCCAAGGCCAACTCCTTCGTCGACCTGGTGGCGGCGGCGGACCATCTCGCCGGGGGCGTCGTGGACGGGACGCGGATCGTCAGCCGTGGCGGGTCCGCCGGCGGGCTGCTGGTGGCGGCCTCGATGGGCCGCGCCCCGCGCCGCTTCCGCGGTGTCGTGGCCGAGGTCCCGTTCGTGGACTGCGTGAACTCCATGCTGAACGCGGAACTGCCGCTGACGGTGAACGAGTGGGACGAGTGGGGCGACCCGAGCATCCCCGAGCAGGCGGGCTGGATGCTGGCGTACTCCCCGTACGAGAACCTGCCGGCGGCCGACGAGCGCCCGGCGATCCTGGTCACGGGCGCGCTGCACGACCCGCGGGTCCTGGTGCACGAGCCGGCGAAGTGGACCGCGGCGCTGCGCGCCACGGACCCAGCGGCCGGGGTGCCGGCGGGGGGCCCGTACGCCCGGGGCTCGGTGCTGTTCCGCTGCACCGTCGGGGAGGGCTCGCACGGCGGTGCGGCCGGGCGCTACGCCCACCTGCAGGAGGAGGCGGAGACGCAGGCATGGGTGCTGTCCGTCCTGGACGGACACTGA